GAATCCTATCCTGCCGTATGAGCTTTAGGATGTAACCAAAGGTGCTGTAGAAGAGGATATCGCCCTCGCTTACCACCACCACCTTAAGCCCCTTTTCGTACTCCTTTCGGATGATGGAGTAGGCTTCGAGGTAGTTGCGCTCGCGATCCTCGGCCCCCATTGGTAGGCTTAGCGGAATGGCCTTATGCGCCATGTCGAGCTTTTGTAGGATAGGCAGCGAGAAGCTGCTAGCCCTACCATCGGCCATGCTGGTTGCCGGGTAGAATATTACATCGGCCAGCTGGAGCATACGTAGCCCCTTTACGGTTATCAGGTCGGGGTCGCCAGGACCAAGGCCGACGCCTGTTATTGGATATAGCGTATTCATTGGGTTTATTTTATTTCTTTTTTCAACACAGAGACACGGAGACACAGAGGGCACAGTATGAGATATGAGATGTGAGATATGAGATGTGAGATATGCGATATGAGATATGAGATGTGCGATATGCCTTCTCTAACTTCTTTGACTTCTCTAACTTCAGTCTATCTCCGATTAACTTCATCTAAACTTCTGTTCAACTTCTCTGCTTTCTCTGCCTTCTCTAACTTCCGCATACCTCCGTTTAACTTCAGTATAACTTCAGTATAACTTCTAATAAATATCTTCCATCTACCTCCGT
This is a stretch of genomic DNA from Alistipes sp. ZOR0009. It encodes these proteins:
- a CDS encoding precorrin-2 C(20)-methyltransferase, with product MNTLYPITGVGLGPGDPDLITVKGLRMLQLADVIFYPATSMADGRASSFSLPILQKLDMAHKAIPLSLPMGAEDRERNYLEAYSIIRKEYEKGLKVVVVSEGDILFYSTFGYILKLIRQDRIPFYLIPGMPAFVHGASEMGLPLVEGNGRFSVIALPSTFTEIEQKLTGNEALVVMKPKVLDGWYNFLKGIERPFFYAEYLGTGKQFVTSCADDLKERTIPYFAVVIFPSFK